The Streptomyces sp. NBC_00162 genome window below encodes:
- a CDS encoding alpha/beta hydrolase family protein, producing the protein MCPKIQPRRRGLRIAAWSLVTVLLAAAGLVGVVLWQNSYAMDEQRVSIRNGGHTLNGVLATPKDGRKHHGLVVYVHGDGPVGATHDDGYKPMWEANAKAGYASLSWDKPGVAGAPGNWLDQSMDDRADEAVAAIAWARARPDIDGDRIGLWGASQAGWVLPKIAAKTPVSFVIAVSPAINWLQQGRYNLLSELRADNASAARTDAAIATSNARLRLLERRATFEEYVRAMGDDAKGMTADRWGFISKNFTADATQDLHALRGIPVLLTLAGHDINVDTADTERVYREVLDAGGALTVKRYPDASHSLLKQSIEQSERRTSLTALFSPRSLFADGFLDDQRQFLKAPGRAGQAALSVAEGVL; encoded by the coding sequence ATGTGCCCAAAGATCCAGCCCCGACGGCGCGGGCTCCGCATCGCCGCGTGGTCACTGGTCACGGTCCTGTTGGCAGCCGCCGGCCTCGTCGGTGTGGTGCTGTGGCAGAACTCCTACGCCATGGATGAGCAGCGGGTCTCCATCCGCAACGGCGGCCACACCCTCAACGGCGTACTGGCCACCCCCAAGGACGGCCGCAAGCACCACGGCCTGGTCGTTTACGTCCACGGCGACGGCCCCGTCGGCGCCACCCACGACGATGGTTACAAGCCCATGTGGGAAGCGAACGCCAAGGCGGGGTACGCCTCCCTGTCCTGGGACAAGCCCGGCGTCGCGGGCGCACCCGGCAACTGGCTCGACCAGTCCATGGACGACCGGGCCGACGAGGCAGTCGCCGCCATCGCCTGGGCGCGCGCCCGCCCGGACATCGACGGCGACCGGATCGGGCTCTGGGGCGCCAGCCAGGCGGGCTGGGTCCTGCCGAAGATCGCCGCCAAGACGCCCGTGAGCTTCGTCATCGCCGTCTCCCCCGCGATCAACTGGCTCCAGCAGGGCCGCTACAACCTCCTCTCCGAGCTGCGCGCCGACAACGCGTCGGCAGCCCGCACGGACGCCGCGATCGCCACGAGCAACGCCAGACTCCGACTGCTGGAACGCCGCGCGACCTTCGAGGAGTACGTCAGGGCGATGGGCGACGACGCGAAGGGGATGACCGCCGATCGCTGGGGCTTCATCTCCAAGAACTTCACCGCAGACGCCACACAAGACCTCCACGCCCTGCGCGGTATACCGGTGTTGCTGACCCTCGCAGGCCATGACATCAACGTGGACACCGCCGACACGGAGCGCGTCTACCGCGAGGTGCTGGACGCGGGCGGTGCATTGACGGTCAAGCGCTATCCGGACGCGAGCCATTCCTTGCTCAAGCAGTCCATCGAGCAGTCGGAGCGCAGGACCAGCCTCACCGCGCTCTTCTCTCCCCGCTCGCTCTTCGCGGACGGATTCCTGGACGACCAACGACAGTTCCTCAAGGCCCCCGGCCGAGCGGGGCAAGCCGCGCTCTCTGTGGCGGAGGGGGTGCTGTAG
- a CDS encoding VOC family protein: MAKEFQVTYDCADPGALAAFWAQALGYRIQPPPEGFPDWTAALTAWGVPPERHNDRSAITDPDGKGPRVFFQKVPEGKTSKNRLHLDVRAAPGLTGDERMAALEEEATRLEALGAKRLYRLEPNDTDEGIIVMTDPEGNEFCLD, encoded by the coding sequence ATGGCCAAGGAATTTCAGGTGACTTACGACTGCGCCGATCCGGGCGCGCTGGCGGCGTTCTGGGCTCAGGCGCTGGGCTATCGCATCCAGCCGCCGCCCGAGGGCTTCCCCGACTGGACGGCTGCGCTGACGGCGTGGGGCGTGCCGCCCGAGCGCCACAACGACCGGTCGGCCATCACGGATCCGGACGGCAAGGGGCCGCGAGTGTTCTTCCAGAAGGTCCCAGAGGGAAAGACCTCGAAGAACCGCTTGCACCTGGATGTGCGCGCAGCACCCGGCCTGACCGGGGACGAGCGGATGGCCGCGCTGGAGGAGGAGGCCACCAGGCTGGAGGCGCTGGGAGCGAAGCGGCTGTACCGGCTCGAGCCCAACGACACGGACGAGGGGATCATCGTGATGACCGACCCGGAGGGAAACGAGTTCTGCCTGGATTGA
- a CDS encoding vWA domain-containing protein has product MSGNQNYINHVALVLDASSSMSHLSRKVVEVADQQIAYLARRSQELDQETRVTVYVFADKVECVIYDKDVLRMPSLKQLYRAGGMTALLAATLKSQRELAQTAQLYGDHSFLTFVLTDGQENASHRCPDALTRDPRELVQAVATMTETQEDNWTLAVLVPDQMGKREAMQCGFPKDNIAIWDATSTQGLEEAGQVILKATENFMVGRSKGIRGSRAVFSTGGEAVNKDTIEAAGLTPVNPSQYQLIPVARETAIRDWVTECGHTYRTGCAFYQLSKSEKIQAQKQIAVLEKKTDQVYTGPEARALLGLPNTEVRIKPDHNDDFTIFVQSTSVNRKLVPSTRLLLMV; this is encoded by the coding sequence ATGTCCGGAAACCAGAACTACATCAATCACGTTGCTCTCGTCTTGGACGCCAGTTCGTCCATGTCGCACCTGAGCCGTAAGGTCGTCGAAGTCGCCGACCAGCAGATTGCATACCTGGCCCGCCGATCGCAGGAACTGGACCAGGAAACCCGCGTCACGGTGTACGTCTTCGCGGACAAGGTGGAGTGCGTCATCTACGACAAGGACGTGCTGCGAATGCCGTCGCTGAAGCAGCTGTACCGGGCCGGTGGAATGACGGCTCTGCTGGCGGCCACGCTGAAGTCACAGCGGGAGCTGGCGCAGACTGCTCAACTGTACGGCGACCACAGCTTCCTGACGTTCGTACTGACCGACGGGCAGGAGAACGCAAGTCACCGCTGCCCGGATGCCCTTACCAGGGACCCTCGTGAACTGGTGCAGGCCGTGGCCACGATGACCGAAACGCAGGAGGACAACTGGACGCTAGCCGTCCTTGTCCCGGACCAGATGGGCAAGCGCGAGGCCATGCAGTGCGGCTTCCCGAAGGACAACATCGCCATCTGGGATGCCACGAGCACACAGGGTCTGGAGGAAGCCGGCCAGGTCATCCTGAAGGCCACCGAGAACTTCATGGTGGGCCGCAGCAAGGGCATCCGGGGATCGCGGGCGGTGTTCTCCACGGGTGGAGAGGCAGTCAACAAAGACACCATCGAGGCAGCCGGTCTCACCCCGGTCAATCCGTCGCAGTACCAGCTGATTCCCGTGGCTCGCGAAACGGCGATCCGGGACTGGGTCACCGAATGCGGGCACACTTACCGAACCGGTTGTGCGTTCTACCAGCTGAGCAAGTCAGAAAAGATTCAGGCGCAGAAGCAGATCGCGGTGCTGGAGAAGAAGACGGACCAGGTCTACACGGGGCCGGAGGCCCGAGCCCTGCTCGGCCTGCCGAACACGGAAGTCCGCATCAAGCCGGACCACAACGACGACTTCACGATCTTCGTACAGAGCACCAGCGTGAACCGGAAACTGGTGCCGAGCACGCGGCTACTGCTTATGGTCTGA
- a CDS encoding winged helix DNA-binding domain-containing protein encodes MTARKSTGGTAAEVRTSDVIAFRLNAHHLTNRQPVADLHRVAGACGIQNSPPGSALLALHSRIEEVNPDRVDHLVGEEKSLLQTWCMRGAPFYFPTVDAPVFTTGVLPATEAARLHLISGIDQALNKLGMGLDEAVEITAEEIGAVLSERQLAINELGEELADRIAGRLSPAQRKTWQAKGPYGANQPLGEAVVHFCIRMLMLRGVVCIAPRSENKAPFVLFDEWLGRPLPQVDPDSARAGLLRRYLHCYGPSTRRDFATWVGVHAGDVDPWWTTLEDELIPVEFDGHRAWILADDREALQSPSETRGVRLLPPRDPYTQMRDRETIVDKKHHRHVWKSVGEPGAVLADGTIAGIWRPRKSGRQLALTVETFRSLSTELRKQLREEADHVAELRGASGVQVTFDDETR; translated from the coding sequence ATGACGGCTCGCAAGAGCACCGGCGGCACCGCCGCCGAGGTGCGAACCAGCGACGTCATCGCGTTTCGACTGAACGCGCACCATCTCACGAACCGGCAACCGGTCGCCGACCTGCACCGGGTGGCGGGTGCGTGCGGCATTCAGAACAGTCCGCCGGGTTCGGCGCTGCTCGCGCTGCACTCCCGCATCGAGGAAGTGAATCCAGACCGTGTCGACCACCTCGTCGGCGAGGAGAAGAGCCTGTTGCAGACCTGGTGCATGCGCGGCGCGCCCTTCTATTTCCCGACCGTCGACGCACCTGTCTTCACCACTGGCGTGCTGCCGGCCACCGAGGCGGCGCGACTGCATCTGATCAGCGGCATCGATCAGGCGCTGAACAAGCTCGGGATGGGTTTGGACGAGGCGGTCGAGATCACCGCCGAGGAGATCGGGGCCGTGTTGTCGGAGCGACAGCTGGCGATCAACGAACTCGGGGAAGAACTGGCCGATCGTATCGCGGGCAGACTGTCACCTGCCCAACGCAAGACCTGGCAGGCGAAGGGCCCCTACGGCGCGAACCAGCCGCTGGGCGAGGCCGTCGTGCACTTCTGCATCCGGATGCTGATGCTGCGCGGCGTCGTCTGCATCGCGCCGCGCAGCGAGAACAAGGCCCCGTTCGTCCTGTTCGACGAATGGCTGGGCCGCCCCCTGCCGCAGGTCGACCCGGACAGCGCCCGCGCCGGCCTGCTGCGTCGCTACCTGCACTGCTACGGCCCGTCCACCCGCAGGGATTTCGCCACCTGGGTCGGTGTTCACGCCGGTGACGTAGACCCGTGGTGGACCACCCTGGAGGACGAGCTTATCCCCGTCGAATTCGACGGCCACCGGGCGTGGATCCTCGCCGACGATCGGGAAGCCCTGCAATCGCCGTCCGAAACGCGCGGGGTGCGGCTTCTGCCGCCACGCGACCCCTATACGCAGATGCGTGATCGGGAAACCATCGTCGACAAGAAGCACCATCGCCACGTATGGAAATCCGTCGGTGAGCCCGGCGCGGTACTGGCCGACGGAACGATCGCCGGAATCTGGCGGCCGCGCAAGAGCGGTCGCCAACTGGCGCTGACGGTCGAGACATTCCGGTCGCTGAGCACTGAGCTCCGCAAACAACTACGCGAAGAGGCCGATCACGTCGCCGAGCTGCGCGGTGCGTCGGGGGTGCAGGTCACGTTCGACGACGAGACACGCTGA
- a CDS encoding DUF3558 domain-containing protein: MRVASAAGLAIALMVALSGCGSEVGSGAAGPDRDVPLKERTSIAQFDVPPLPVEKAKPCDLIRPKGEEELGLVPPDSMRAWAPRGGMAQTPTSCFWHNRVSEAVDLRVHRKPENDKDNAIRFALMDEHVDLIMGYPAGMLPISSYSCTVTVGVSDTHYLTFQVQSRNRAGACALGVRAAQEALRNMPAR, from the coding sequence ATGCGGGTGGCGTCGGCGGCCGGGCTGGCCATCGCCTTGATGGTGGCCCTGTCGGGTTGCGGAAGCGAAGTGGGAAGCGGCGCGGCGGGACCCGACCGGGACGTCCCGCTGAAGGAGCGGACGAGCATCGCGCAGTTCGACGTCCCGCCGCTGCCGGTGGAGAAGGCCAAGCCGTGTGACCTGATCCGGCCGAAGGGCGAGGAGGAACTCGGGCTGGTCCCGCCCGACTCGATGCGGGCATGGGCGCCGCGCGGGGGCATGGCCCAGACGCCGACCAGCTGTTTCTGGCACAACCGCGTGAGCGAGGCGGTGGACCTCCGGGTACACCGGAAGCCGGAGAACGACAAGGACAACGCCATCCGCTTCGCCCTGATGGACGAGCACGTCGACCTGATCATGGGGTATCCGGCGGGCATGCTGCCCATCAGCTCATACTCCTGCACCGTCACTGTGGGCGTCTCCGACACCCACTACCTCACCTTCCAAGTCCAGTCGAGGAACCGGGCCGGGGCCTGCGCACTGGGCGTCCGGGCGGCCCAGGAGGCCCTTCGCAACATGCCCGCCCGCTGA
- a CDS encoding cytochrome P450, which produces MGESLHTVTTLPTARPPGCPFDPPAELIDARLHGPISRYTHPGGKPGWMITGYDLVRSVLADPRFSSRKELLNVVDFEIPPAPPGEFLLMDEPQHGRYRKPLVGKFTARRMRLLTERIEQITTNCLDAMEKAGPPTDLVTAFAKPIPTIIICELLGVPYEDRDSFQEQIDSFMNGEPSEEELIAAYTATQQYLAELVAAKRANPTDDVLSELTDSDLTDEELKGISLILLAAGFDTTANMLGLGTFALLQNPAQLAALRADPALADRAVEELLRYLSVAKTFMRTALVDVELGGQTIKAGTTVVLSYNTANRDPDRFTDPHLLDLHRQDGGHLAFGHGTHLCLGQQLARAEMRIAFSALLNRFPTLRLAVPAEEVGLRPETADIYGVKSLPVTWDV; this is translated from the coding sequence ATGGGTGAATCCCTCCACACCGTCACGACGCTGCCGACGGCGCGCCCGCCCGGCTGCCCCTTCGACCCGCCGGCAGAGCTGATCGACGCCCGCCTGCACGGGCCCATCAGCCGCTACACCCATCCCGGCGGAAAACCCGGCTGGATGATCACCGGATACGACCTGGTCAGGTCGGTCCTGGCCGACCCGCGGTTCAGCTCGCGCAAAGAGCTCCTGAACGTGGTCGACTTCGAGATCCCGCCGGCGCCGCCCGGCGAGTTCCTCCTCATGGACGAACCACAGCACGGGCGCTACCGGAAACCGCTGGTGGGCAAGTTCACCGCACGGCGGATGCGACTGCTCACCGAGCGCATCGAGCAGATCACCACCAACTGCCTGGACGCCATGGAGAAGGCCGGCCCGCCGACGGACCTGGTGACCGCGTTCGCCAAGCCCATCCCCACCATCATCATCTGTGAGCTGCTGGGGGTGCCGTACGAGGACAGGGACTCCTTCCAGGAGCAGATCGACTCGTTCATGAACGGGGAGCCGAGCGAGGAGGAGCTGATCGCGGCCTACACCGCGACCCAGCAGTACCTCGCGGAGCTGGTGGCCGCCAAGCGTGCGAACCCCACCGACGACGTGCTCAGCGAGCTCACCGACAGCGATCTGACGGATGAGGAGCTGAAGGGGATCAGCCTGATTTTGCTGGCGGCCGGGTTCGACACCACCGCGAACATGCTGGGCCTTGGCACCTTCGCGCTGCTCCAGAACCCGGCGCAACTGGCCGCGCTGCGCGCCGACCCCGCGCTCGCCGACCGGGCCGTGGAAGAACTGCTGCGGTATCTGAGCGTCGCCAAGACGTTCATGAGGACGGCGCTGGTGGACGTCGAGCTGGGCGGCCAGACGATCAAGGCCGGCACGACGGTCGTCCTGTCGTACAACACCGCCAACCGCGACCCCGACCGCTTCACCGATCCCCACCTGCTCGACCTCCACCGGCAGGACGGCGGACACCTGGCCTTCGGCCACGGCACCCACCTGTGCCTGGGCCAGCAGCTGGCCCGCGCCGAGATGCGGATCGCGTTCTCCGCGCTGCTCAACCGCTTCCCCACGCTGCGCCTGGCCGTACCGGCCGAAGAAGTCGGCCTGCGCCCGGAGACCGCGGACATCTACGGGGTGAAGAGCCTCCCGGTCACCTGGGACGTGTGA
- a CDS encoding GbsR/MarR family transcriptional regulator produces the protein MPGGRLTQQDRQRIAAGLGSGLSYAEIARQLDRPTSTISREVARNGGPGGYRPQQAHQATVQRAQRGTPAPPRAAGAPGGPMEEEIIELAVRSGLPRMTARVHVDLLLSENGRRTAAELTRRLRVSPASVSVAVNFLVQQGYVRRERDPQRRRDIYVVDDDAWYHSIVISSRQTLASAQAAMAAAETLGPDTPVGQRLAKVGTFLERVIEDMMESADRWRALLK, from the coding sequence ATGCCCGGAGGACGATTGACCCAGCAGGACCGCCAGCGCATCGCGGCCGGACTCGGCAGCGGGCTCTCCTACGCCGAGATCGCCAGACAGCTCGACCGGCCGACCTCGACGATCAGCCGTGAGGTCGCACGCAACGGCGGCCCCGGCGGCTACCGACCTCAGCAGGCGCACCAGGCGACGGTCCAGCGGGCACAGCGCGGCACACCTGCTCCCCCGCGCGCGGCCGGAGCGCCGGGTGGCCCGATGGAAGAGGAGATCATCGAGCTGGCGGTCAGGTCGGGGCTTCCGAGGATGACCGCGCGCGTGCACGTCGACCTGTTGCTGTCCGAGAACGGCAGGCGGACCGCAGCCGAGCTGACCCGCAGACTGAGGGTCAGCCCGGCCTCCGTCTCCGTGGCCGTGAACTTCCTAGTCCAGCAGGGGTACGTCCGGCGCGAGCGCGATCCGCAGCGCCGTCGCGACATCTACGTGGTCGACGACGACGCCTGGTACCACTCGATCGTGATCAGCTCACGGCAGACGCTCGCGTCGGCGCAGGCCGCGATGGCGGCGGCCGAAACGCTCGGGCCGGACACGCCCGTGGGGCAGCGGCTGGCCAAGGTGGGGACGTTCCTGGAGCGAGTCATCGAGGACATGATGGAGTCGGCCGACCGCTGGCGCGCCCTCCTGAAGTGA
- a CDS encoding ABC transporter substrate-binding protein — protein sequence MNTPPSSPEAERTDGSSVQIGALVPLTRPGWVGAGQHLLAGLELAVREVNDAGGILGRPLELVVRDTAADPQRAAAAVDELAGLGVAALAGEYHSVVARAAAARADALGLPFLCSSAVLDGLTDQPTQWVARLAPAQSHGWQIYADFLLGSGHTRIAVAAAPSVYWASGARILRDYLAPRGGTVIELDMRELTPTALCDELVTHRATALLLLVGHPEPAVSIVKSVRRDQRLAEIMIGAPAGQPEFAEWATLLGDDSAAVPFLRYLPERLSPLGARVETALRERLAEAPSFVAFEGYDTVTVLADVLRSQGADRARIAESWARVAVEGTRGKIHFSRTPGISVWQWAWTPVQVVDRDPADPDRFRILHTG from the coding sequence ATGAATACGCCACCATCGTCACCTGAAGCGGAGCGGACTGACGGATCATCCGTCCAGATCGGCGCTCTCGTCCCGCTGACTCGGCCTGGCTGGGTCGGGGCAGGCCAACACTTGCTCGCTGGACTCGAGTTGGCCGTTCGCGAGGTCAATGACGCCGGCGGGATCCTCGGAAGACCACTCGAGCTGGTGGTCCGAGACACCGCGGCTGATCCACAGAGGGCCGCGGCGGCCGTAGACGAATTGGCCGGCCTGGGCGTGGCTGCCTTGGCGGGGGAGTATCACAGCGTCGTCGCTCGCGCCGCTGCCGCCAGGGCCGACGCCCTCGGCCTGCCGTTCCTCTGCTCGTCAGCGGTGCTCGACGGGCTCACCGATCAGCCGACGCAATGGGTCGCGCGCCTCGCCCCGGCGCAGTCCCACGGCTGGCAGATCTACGCAGACTTCCTCCTCGGCTCGGGCCACACTCGAATCGCCGTAGCAGCCGCGCCGAGTGTCTACTGGGCATCGGGGGCCCGCATTCTGCGGGACTACCTCGCTCCACGCGGCGGCACCGTCATCGAACTCGACATGCGCGAGCTCACCCCCACCGCCCTCTGCGACGAACTCGTCACCCATCGCGCGACAGCCCTCCTTCTCCTGGTCGGCCATCCGGAGCCGGCGGTGTCGATCGTCAAGTCCGTCCGCCGCGACCAGCGCCTCGCCGAGATCATGATCGGTGCTCCGGCCGGGCAACCGGAGTTCGCCGAATGGGCGACCCTGCTGGGCGACGACAGTGCCGCGGTCCCGTTCTTGCGCTACCTGCCCGAGCGCCTCAGCCCACTCGGTGCACGAGTCGAGACGGCCCTGCGCGAGCGGCTGGCCGAAGCGCCCTCCTTCGTCGCGTTCGAGGGCTACGACACGGTCACCGTCCTCGCCGATGTGCTGCGTTCTCAGGGCGCGGACCGGGCGCGCATCGCCGAATCCTGGGCGCGCGTTGCAGTCGAAGGCACCCGCGGGAAGATTCATTTCTCCCGCACGCCTGGCATCAGCGTGTGGCAATGGGCTTGGACGCCGGTCCAAGTCGTTGACCGAGATCCGGCGGACCCCGACCGCTTTCGGATCCTTCACACCGGCTGA
- a CDS encoding antitoxin MazE7, whose protein sequence is MADTSVKIDDVTRDRLKALADSAGMSMKDYLAQVAAEKEHEKLLDTATAAFRRLIGEPGILDRFDADFGGLPPAAAHQPPRAA, encoded by the coding sequence ATGGCAGACACCAGCGTCAAGATCGACGATGTCACGCGGGACCGCCTCAAGGCCCTGGCCGACAGCGCGGGCATGTCCATGAAGGACTACCTCGCCCAGGTGGCCGCCGAGAAGGAGCACGAGAAGCTCCTCGACACCGCGACGGCCGCGTTCCGCCGCCTCATCGGCGAGCCGGGCATCCTGGACCGGTTCGATGCAGACTTCGGCGGGCTCCCGCCGGCCGCCGCCCACCAGCCCCCGCGGGCGGCCTGA
- a CDS encoding PP2C family protein-serine/threonine phosphatase: MGGHSQILFTLAKCAPFAIALGVLGVELSPAHDLVTGPVLTTTPALAALTMGPVGTLSAAVLAACVNATSATYNHSWGTQTQLIFGNFLGIIVVSVASVILSNAVRMRRQSELDQVRKIAVAAQEVVLRPVPELLGPVRAASLCLAAGTGAQIGGDLYEAVQTRYGVRLIVGDVRGKGLSAIRAVAVTLGAFREAVHYEAELQEVMNHCAAALRRESAVPGTYSQAELPEVLLEGFTTALIAQVPGEQVVQLVNRGHPPPLVLHQGAIQTLMPSSPLPPLGLEDLVAGPPPKPESHPFLPGDRLLLYTDGVIEARNRDNDFFPLPETMEHIPAGTSPQEFLDELHRALIRHAEGRLTDDVAMILIDRLA, encoded by the coding sequence GTGGGCGGCCACAGTCAGATCCTGTTCACACTGGCGAAATGCGCACCCTTCGCGATCGCGCTGGGTGTACTGGGTGTCGAGCTCTCGCCCGCTCACGATCTGGTCACCGGCCCCGTCCTGACCACGACGCCGGCTCTGGCCGCGCTGACGATGGGCCCGGTCGGCACACTGTCCGCGGCAGTCCTCGCCGCGTGTGTGAACGCGACCTCCGCGACCTACAACCACTCGTGGGGAACCCAGACCCAGCTGATCTTCGGCAACTTCCTGGGGATCATCGTGGTGTCCGTGGCCAGTGTCATCCTGAGCAACGCCGTGCGCATGCGCAGGCAGAGCGAGCTCGACCAGGTCCGCAAGATCGCGGTGGCCGCTCAGGAAGTCGTCCTGCGGCCCGTCCCCGAGCTCCTGGGCCCGGTACGGGCCGCCAGTCTGTGCCTCGCGGCAGGGACAGGGGCGCAGATAGGCGGCGATCTGTACGAGGCCGTGCAGACGCGCTACGGCGTCCGCCTGATCGTGGGGGACGTCCGGGGGAAAGGACTGTCCGCCATACGCGCGGTCGCCGTGACGTTGGGCGCGTTCCGCGAGGCCGTTCACTACGAGGCCGAACTGCAGGAGGTCATGAACCATTGCGCGGCCGCCCTGCGGCGAGAGTCCGCCGTACCGGGCACCTACTCCCAGGCAGAACTTCCCGAAGTCCTCCTGGAGGGATTCACCACCGCGCTCATCGCCCAGGTGCCGGGCGAACAGGTGGTGCAACTGGTCAACCGCGGCCATCCCCCTCCGCTGGTGCTCCACCAGGGCGCGATTCAGACCCTGATGCCCAGCTCACCACTGCCGCCGCTCGGCCTCGAAGACCTCGTCGCAGGCCCTCCCCCCAAGCCCGAGAGCCACCCGTTCCTGCCGGGCGACCGCCTGCTGCTCTACACGGACGGTGTCATCGAAGCCCGCAACCGTGACAACGACTTCTTCCCTCTGCCGGAGACCATGGAGCACATTCCCGCCGGCACCTCCCCACAGGAGTTCCTGGACGAGCTCCACCGGGCATTGATCCGCCACGCCGAGGGGCGCCTGACGGATGACGTGGCGATGATCCTCATCGACCGGCTCGCGTGA
- a CDS encoding GNAT family N-acetyltransferase, translated as MFSLPLRDGARLRPLELRHAEQFATHLDRAREHIRPWVGAGFVTEGVDGARGTLLRYAELQAADGARLFGIWSADDTLVGGVMFTAFDAAGGACEVGCWLEPAAEGHGLVTEACTVLLDWALTDRGLHRAEWHCRADNERSAAVARRLGMTLEGVRREAWPFGGVRHDKQVWAVLAPEWRAHRGQTVPSQ; from the coding sequence ATGTTCTCCCTCCCATTGCGGGACGGCGCCCGTCTCCGCCCGCTCGAGCTACGGCATGCCGAGCAGTTCGCCACCCACCTGGACCGGGCGCGCGAGCACATCCGGCCGTGGGTCGGCGCCGGGTTCGTCACCGAGGGCGTCGACGGGGCGCGCGGCACGCTCCTGCGGTACGCCGAGCTTCAGGCGGCGGACGGTGCCCGCCTCTTCGGTATCTGGAGCGCGGACGACACCCTCGTCGGCGGTGTCATGTTCACTGCCTTCGACGCGGCCGGGGGAGCCTGCGAGGTCGGCTGCTGGCTGGAGCCGGCCGCAGAGGGCCACGGGCTGGTCACCGAGGCATGCACGGTGCTGCTGGACTGGGCCCTGACCGACCGGGGCCTGCACCGCGCCGAGTGGCACTGCCGGGCCGACAACGAGCGCAGCGCTGCGGTGGCCCGGCGGCTCGGCATGACCCTGGAAGGCGTGCGACGTGAGGCCTGGCCCTTCGGCGGCGTCCGCCACGACAAGCAGGTCTGGGCCGTCCTCGCCCCCGAATGGCGAGCCCACCGCGGACAGACCGTGCCGTCGCAATAG
- a CDS encoding TetR/AcrR family transcriptional regulator, whose protein sequence is MPRTKGDHEARRRDVSEAVWRVLSAHGFGGLTMRAVATELGATTGLLTHYFATKRDLVAYALDLLAQRTAARPRQSGGQGRAALRTALLGILPLTAEATTSNRIWVSSWDTALADPALSADHAARYAQGRDRLAKLVTAGQERGELPAGDPERIAAGAQSFVLGLTVQALLDPAAFPPVRQTELLDDYLDSLSSS, encoded by the coding sequence ATGCCACGCACCAAGGGAGATCACGAAGCCCGCCGCCGCGACGTCTCGGAGGCCGTCTGGCGCGTGCTGTCGGCGCACGGCTTCGGCGGGCTGACGATGCGCGCCGTCGCCACCGAACTCGGCGCCACGACCGGTCTGCTCACCCACTACTTCGCCACCAAGCGCGACCTGGTCGCGTACGCCCTCGACCTGCTCGCCCAGCGGACCGCCGCGCGGCCACGGCAGAGCGGCGGCCAGGGCCGTGCCGCCCTGCGGACCGCCCTGCTCGGCATCCTCCCACTTACCGCCGAGGCCACCACGAGCAACCGCATCTGGGTGTCCTCCTGGGACACCGCCCTGGCCGACCCGGCCCTGAGCGCGGATCACGCCGCCCGGTACGCGCAGGGCCGCGACCGGCTGGCCAAACTGGTCACAGCCGGGCAGGAGCGCGGAGAACTGCCTGCCGGCGACCCGGAGCGCATCGCGGCCGGCGCCCAGTCCTTCGTGCTCGGACTGACGGTGCAGGCCCTGCTCGACCCCGCGGCGTTCCCACCCGTGCGGCAGACCGAGCTCCTCGACGACTACCTGGACTCACTGAGCAGCTCGTGA
- a CDS encoding response regulator transcription factor → MSLTLTMPHTQAPAAALAPREKEALRHIAAGRTYLQTARHMGLSKHTVDAYLRRIRAKLNAHSTAELTRLAIALGL, encoded by the coding sequence ATGAGCCTCACACTGACCATGCCGCACACCCAGGCCCCCGCAGCCGCGCTGGCCCCGCGTGAGAAGGAGGCCCTGCGACACATCGCCGCAGGCCGCACCTATCTGCAGACGGCCCGCCACATGGGACTGTCCAAGCACACCGTCGACGCCTACCTCCGCCGCATCCGCGCCAAGCTGAACGCCCACAGCACTGCCGAGCTGACCCGGCTGGCCATCGCCCTGGGACTGTGA